One region of Qipengyuania gaetbuli genomic DNA includes:
- the purC gene encoding phosphoribosylaminoimidazolesuccinocarboxamide synthase, whose translation MSRRRQIYEGKAKILYEGPEPGTIIQYFKDDATAFNAQKKGTINGKGVINNRISEYVFTRLSHIGIPTHFIRRLNMREQLVRQVEIIPLEVVVRNVAAGSLSQRLGIEEGELLPHTLIEYCYKDDGLGDPKVSEEEIACFNWCSHEEMQDMSSMAIRINDFLCGMFSAIDIRLIDFKLEFGRIWDGDYSRVILADEISPDGCRLWDINTGEKLDKDRFRRDLGGESEAYQEVARRLGLLQNDDAGPGEVLDMNAHRGRLRTPPKPAKK comes from the coding sequence ATGTCACGTCGCCGCCAGATCTACGAAGGCAAGGCCAAGATCCTCTACGAAGGTCCGGAACCGGGCACGATCATCCAGTATTTCAAGGATGACGCTACCGCCTTCAACGCCCAGAAGAAGGGCACGATCAACGGCAAGGGCGTTATCAACAACCGCATCAGCGAGTATGTCTTCACGCGCCTGTCGCACATCGGCATCCCGACCCACTTCATCCGCCGCCTTAACATGCGCGAACAGCTGGTCCGCCAGGTGGAAATCATTCCGCTCGAAGTGGTCGTGCGCAATGTCGCTGCCGGCTCGCTCAGTCAGCGCCTCGGTATCGAGGAAGGCGAACTGCTGCCGCACACGCTGATCGAATATTGCTACAAGGACGACGGCCTCGGCGACCCGAAGGTTTCCGAAGAGGAAATCGCCTGCTTCAACTGGTGCAGCCATGAAGAAATGCAGGACATGTCGTCGATGGCGATCCGCATCAACGACTTCCTGTGCGGCATGTTCAGCGCGATCGACATCCGCCTGATAGACTTCAAGCTGGAATTCGGCCGCATCTGGGACGGCGATTACAGCCGCGTCATCCTCGCCGACGAAATCAGCCCCGACGGCTGCCGCCTGTGGGACATCAACACCGGCGAAAAGCTCGACAAGGACCGCTTCCGCCGCGACCTTGGCGGCGAGAGCGAAGCCTACCAGGAAGTCGCGCGCCGTCTCGGCCTGCTGCAGAACGACGATGCCGGTCCGGGCGAAGTGCTCGACATGAACGCGCATCGCGGCCGCCTGCGCACGCCGCCGAAACCAGCCAAGAAGTAA
- a CDS encoding diacylglycerol/lipid kinase family protein: MRAQMTALDLVYNPVSGSFSQGHLDALAAALQAEGFSVTPMPTTAQGAQLSGSAEVICVHGGDGTLRDTVQALGDKAGDVPLCVAPSGTINLVARELGYARKPGKFAAELRAAWDRGSDSWVHSPLYTLGEMPVVSCLSIGPDSHAVARVDGKLKKRIGRYAYVVALAQQMRDWPRDTMTISGELAGGESFEYEAEAAIVSHAALYAGPFRVSPQAALAADSVELITLTRSTRLGTIALSLAVMLRLPVARLGIAEIRSCRRIAFDRCVTPVQVDGDHMPDCAFAIGPSGMTLRYVV; the protein is encoded by the coding sequence ATGAGAGCGCAGATGACCGCGCTCGACCTCGTCTACAATCCCGTATCGGGCAGCTTCAGCCAAGGGCATCTCGACGCGCTGGCGGCGGCGCTGCAAGCCGAGGGCTTTAGCGTCACGCCGATGCCGACGACCGCGCAGGGAGCCCAGCTATCGGGCAGCGCGGAAGTGATTTGCGTCCATGGCGGTGACGGGACCTTGCGTGACACGGTGCAGGCGCTCGGTGACAAGGCCGGGGATGTGCCGCTCTGCGTTGCGCCATCGGGCACGATCAATCTCGTCGCGCGTGAGCTCGGCTATGCCCGCAAGCCCGGGAAATTTGCCGCCGAACTGCGCGCGGCATGGGATCGCGGAAGCGACAGCTGGGTCCATTCGCCGCTCTACACGCTTGGCGAGATGCCGGTCGTGTCCTGCCTCTCCATCGGGCCCGACAGCCATGCGGTCGCGAGGGTGGACGGCAAGCTGAAGAAGCGTATCGGGCGCTATGCCTATGTCGTCGCGCTGGCCCAGCAGATGCGTGACTGGCCGCGCGATACCATGACCATCAGCGGCGAACTGGCGGGCGGGGAGAGTTTCGAATACGAGGCGGAGGCTGCCATCGTCAGCCATGCAGCGCTCTATGCCGGTCCGTTCAGGGTCAGCCCGCAGGCGGCACTCGCCGCGGATTCGGTGGAGCTGATCACGCTCACCCGCTCCACGCGGCTCGGGACGATCGCTCTCAGCCTGGCGGTCATGCTGCGCCTGCCGGTCGCGCGGCTTGGCATTGCGGAAATCCGGTCCTGCCGCCGCATCGCCTTCGACCGCTGCGTGACCCCCGTGCAGGTCGACGGGGATCACATGCCCGATTGCGCCTTCGCCATCGGGCCCAGCGGCATGACGCTGCGCTACGTGGTGTAG
- a CDS encoding TonB-dependent receptor, with protein sequence MIDRSLTLRLLSASTLALALAQPAMAQDVDSSDTEATGAEEAENGQLDMIVVTANRREENLQDVAVSAAILSADATRTIFDAGADVTALAGRVPGLFVESSNGRAAPRFYIRGLGNTDFDLAASQPVSVVMDDVVLENVTLKSFPIFDVERVEVLRGPQGTLFGRNTPAGIVKIDTVKPGDEFTVNGSASVGSFGSVSIDGGLTIPIAPGLASLRLSGMWQQRDDWVDNGFTGEEDAYGAYADIAARAQLLITPTDRLSILGSYSIRDLDGTSTLFRANILGPGNNELNDNYDRDTVFFDAGGGNQAEYKAEIITGKVNYEADLATFTSITSFASSEGSSRGDIDGGFGASFLPVMGPGFIPFPSDTRDSIELDQFTQEVRLASNGGGAFEWQVGGFYFDSDFDVTTVGFDFPPSVTVNHTNESWAVFGQVSSQVTDTIKLTGGLRYTDDQKDFVVLEGAAPQPRSVQDDRISWDLAAFVDVSADASVFARVASGFRAPTIQGRDVAFFAPPSIATSEKIMSYEVGFKSELADRRVRLNGAAYFYNIEDPQFSAVGGAGNLVQLVNAADGRGWGFELDSAFQITPNFLVTAGASYNNTEIRDENLAVGICAQCTVLDPIANIGGTDRALVDGNPFPNAPEWIADVTARYAVPVGSVGEIFAYTDWTYQGETSFFLYDSAEYVVDNQIEGGLRIGYAKRDGTLEVALFARNITDADNVKGGIDFNNNTGFVNDPRVIGLSVRFEH encoded by the coding sequence ATGATTGACCGCTCCCTTACTCTCCGCCTCCTTTCTGCCAGCACGCTGGCTCTCGCCCTTGCTCAGCCCGCGATGGCTCAGGACGTCGACAGCTCCGACACCGAAGCGACCGGTGCCGAAGAAGCCGAAAACGGCCAGCTCGACATGATCGTCGTGACCGCCAACCGCCGCGAGGAAAACCTGCAGGACGTCGCCGTTTCGGCTGCCATCCTGTCGGCCGACGCGACCCGCACCATCTTCGACGCCGGCGCCGACGTTACCGCGCTGGCCGGCCGCGTCCCCGGCCTGTTCGTCGAAAGCTCGAACGGCCGTGCGGCTCCGCGCTTCTACATCCGCGGCCTCGGCAACACCGACTTCGACCTTGCTGCCTCGCAGCCGGTTTCGGTCGTCATGGACGACGTCGTCCTTGAAAACGTCACGCTCAAGAGCTTCCCGATCTTCGACGTCGAGCGCGTGGAAGTCCTGCGCGGCCCGCAGGGCACGCTGTTCGGCCGCAACACCCCGGCAGGCATCGTCAAGATCGACACCGTCAAGCCGGGCGACGAATTCACCGTCAACGGATCGGCCAGCGTCGGCAGCTTCGGTTCGGTTTCGATCGACGGCGGCCTGACCATCCCGATCGCACCGGGCCTCGCCTCGCTGCGCCTGTCGGGCATGTGGCAGCAGCGCGACGACTGGGTGGACAACGGCTTCACCGGTGAAGAGGACGCCTACGGCGCCTACGCCGACATCGCCGCACGCGCCCAGCTGCTGATCACCCCGACCGATCGCCTGTCGATCCTCGGCAGCTACTCGATCCGCGATCTCGACGGCACCTCGACGCTGTTCCGCGCCAACATCCTCGGCCCGGGCAACAACGAGCTGAACGACAATTACGACCGCGACACCGTGTTCTTCGACGCGGGCGGCGGCAACCAGGCCGAATACAAGGCCGAGATCATCACCGGCAAGGTAAACTACGAAGCCGATCTCGCCACCTTCACCTCGATCACCAGCTTCGCTTCGAGCGAAGGTTCGAGCCGCGGCGACATCGACGGCGGCTTCGGTGCCAGCTTCCTGCCGGTCATGGGCCCGGGCTTCATCCCGTTCCCGTCGGACACGCGCGATTCGATCGAGCTCGACCAGTTCACGCAGGAAGTCCGCCTTGCCAGCAATGGCGGCGGTGCTTTCGAATGGCAGGTCGGTGGTTTCTACTTCGACAGCGACTTCGACGTGACCACGGTCGGCTTCGACTTCCCGCCGTCCGTCACCGTCAACCACACCAACGAGAGCTGGGCCGTGTTCGGCCAGGTTTCCTCGCAGGTGACCGACACGATCAAGCTGACCGGCGGTCTGCGCTACACCGACGACCAGAAGGACTTCGTCGTCCTCGAAGGTGCCGCACCGCAGCCGCGTTCGGTCCAGGATGACCGGATCAGCTGGGATCTCGCCGCATTCGTCGACGTGAGCGCCGATGCCAGCGTCTTCGCCCGGGTAGCCAGCGGTTTCCGCGCTCCGACGATCCAGGGCCGCGACGTGGCCTTCTTCGCACCGCCGTCGATCGCGACGAGCGAGAAGATCATGAGCTACGAAGTCGGCTTCAAGTCCGAACTGGCCGACCGCCGCGTCCGCCTGAACGGTGCCGCCTACTTCTACAACATCGAGGACCCGCAGTTCTCCGCCGTCGGCGGTGCTGGCAACCTCGTGCAGCTCGTCAATGCGGCGGACGGTCGCGGTTGGGGCTTCGAGCTCGACAGCGCGTTCCAGATCACGCCGAATTTCCTCGTTACGGCCGGTGCCAGCTACAACAACACCGAAATCCGTGACGAGAACCTGGCCGTCGGCATCTGCGCCCAATGCACGGTGCTCGACCCGATCGCGAACATCGGCGGCACCGACCGCGCGCTGGTGGACGGCAACCCGTTCCCCAACGCACCGGAATGGATTGCCGACGTCACCGCACGCTATGCCGTGCCGGTCGGCAGCGTCGGCGAAATCTTCGCCTACACCGACTGGACCTACCAGGGCGAAACCAGCTTCTTCCTCTACGACAGCGCCGAATACGTTGTCGACAACCAGATCGAAGGCGGTCTGCGCATCGGTTACGCCAAGCGTGACGGAACGCTGGAAGTCGCTCTCTTCGCCCGCAACATCACCGACGCGGACAATGTGAAGGGCGGTATCGACTTCAACAACAACACCGGCTTCGTGAACGATCCGCGCGTGATCGGCCTGTCGGTGCGCTTCGAGCACTAA
- the purS gene encoding phosphoribosylformylglycinamidine synthase subunit PurS, translating into MKVRVLVSLKPGVLDPQGRAVHHALEGLGFSGVEDARVGRTIDLDLADGTSDEALTEMCEKLLANTVIENYRIEKLD; encoded by the coding sequence ATGAAAGTCCGTGTCCTCGTCAGCCTCAAGCCCGGCGTGCTCGACCCGCAGGGTCGCGCCGTCCACCACGCCCTTGAAGGGCTTGGCTTTTCCGGCGTCGAAGATGCGCGCGTGGGCCGCACGATCGATCTCGACCTTGCCGACGGCACCAGCGACGAAGCGCTGACCGAGATGTGCGAGAAGCTGCTCGCCAACACGGTGATCGAGAATTACCGCATCGAGAAGCTCGACTGA
- the purQ gene encoding phosphoribosylformylglycinamidine synthase subunit PurQ, with protein MAFRAAVITFPGSNCDRDMAVAIEQVSGTAPHRVWHGDAQLPDGLDFIALPGGFSYGDYLRSGAMAANSPIMREVVRAAERGVPVLGVCNGFQVLTEARLLPGALMRNAGQNFICRTVALTVENAQSLFTSGYEAGQEIRIPVAHHDGNYFADAETLDRLEGEGRVAFRYAEACNGSQRDIAGVLNAAGNVLGMMPHPERAIDPAHGGTDGRALFEAAIRSLADA; from the coding sequence ATGGCCTTCCGCGCAGCCGTCATCACCTTTCCCGGTTCCAACTGCGACCGCGACATGGCGGTTGCGATCGAACAGGTTTCCGGCACCGCCCCGCACCGCGTGTGGCACGGTGATGCCCAATTGCCCGACGGGCTGGACTTCATCGCCCTGCCGGGCGGCTTTTCCTATGGCGACTATCTCCGCTCGGGCGCCATGGCGGCCAACAGCCCGATCATGCGCGAAGTCGTCCGCGCGGCCGAGCGCGGCGTGCCGGTCCTTGGCGTGTGCAACGGCTTCCAGGTCCTGACCGAAGCGCGGCTGCTGCCGGGCGCACTGATGCGCAACGCCGGCCAGAACTTCATCTGCCGCACGGTCGCGCTCACGGTCGAGAACGCCCAGTCGCTGTTCACCAGCGGCTACGAGGCCGGGCAGGAAATCCGCATCCCGGTCGCCCACCACGACGGCAATTACTTTGCCGATGCGGAGACGCTCGACCGGCTCGAAGGCGAAGGCCGCGTGGCGTTCCGCTATGCCGAGGCGTGCAACGGTTCGCAGCGCGATATCGCGGGCGTTCTCAATGCTGCCGGCAACGTGCTGGGCATGATGCCGCACCCCGAACGCGCGATCGATCCGGCCCATGGCGGCACTGACGGACGCGCCCTCTTCGAAGCGGCAATCCGCTCGCTCGCAGACGCCTGA
- a CDS encoding putative bifunctional diguanylate cyclase/phosphodiesterase, translated as MTARQVLGLASVDGVDWARLHGHQYSLVSKRAVVRAMLHALAFALVAGVAIPTVNPLLVVAWGCALGLSVVHAFSLDKRLRNAEMRRFNQDDVRAHAMTSANKGAVWSLGVVALATLGAQQQLSSIWIILCFLVVCSTSSRYSVPLSTIAFLAAASVGPLIVALMHSSFLLAGVIALTMLLGSLGTFEMARMRVGGRLSELAMQEKSEVVSMLLREFEEGEADWLWQVDPNRKMRSVSPRLAFAIGKQISEIEGQPFLQLISGDSWKTGQFPPSLHELAEKLKRRESFSNLTVKAVISGERRYWELSGTPMLNDSGSFIGFRGVGSDVTEKHESSEKIAYLARYDTLTQLPNRLMLTEALGGALEYSQQWRSRCAFLMIDLDRFKAVNDSLGHLVGDQMLGEVARRLKPLVDEGEVCGRLGGDEFAIVVRDATDRKRIDTLAKTVIAALSAPYHIENQVLYVGASVGSAIGPRDGTKVDEIIRNADLALYRAKDEGGGVHCEYEPSLHATAEEKRQLEFSLRTALENDEMMLHFQPVVDAKTEEVVSFEALARWNSKVHGFVSPAKFIPIAEDTRLIVPIGTWVMNEACREAATNWPEHVKVNVNVSPEQLLEPDFAGTVVRALSHSGLSANRLEIEVTESIFMRDAGVVRKALEQCLALGCSVALDDFGTGYSSLGYLRKLEFTTIKVDRMFVQGAAQDSPESLAIIRAVVAMADSLGMTTTAEGVENQEEADLIRRLGCTKIQGYHFGRPMPAADARKIFSRGALKSA; from the coding sequence TTGACCGCACGCCAGGTGCTTGGCCTGGCGAGCGTCGATGGCGTCGACTGGGCGCGTCTTCATGGCCACCAGTATTCGCTCGTAAGCAAGCGCGCCGTGGTTCGTGCGATGCTCCATGCGCTGGCCTTTGCTCTGGTTGCGGGTGTCGCCATTCCCACGGTCAATCCATTGCTCGTCGTGGCATGGGGCTGCGCGCTGGGCCTGTCGGTCGTCCATGCCTTCAGCCTAGACAAGCGCCTGCGCAACGCAGAAATGCGGCGGTTCAACCAGGACGACGTGCGCGCCCATGCGATGACTTCGGCCAACAAGGGCGCGGTCTGGTCACTCGGTGTCGTCGCGCTGGCCACGCTGGGCGCACAGCAACAGCTCTCCAGCATCTGGATTATCCTGTGCTTCCTCGTGGTGTGCAGCACTTCGAGCCGGTACAGCGTGCCGCTCAGCACCATCGCCTTCCTTGCTGCGGCATCGGTCGGTCCGCTGATCGTCGCCCTGATGCACAGCTCATTCCTGCTGGCCGGGGTGATCGCGCTTACCATGCTCCTGGGTTCGCTCGGAACGTTCGAGATGGCGCGCATGCGCGTCGGCGGCCGCCTGTCCGAATTGGCGATGCAGGAGAAGAGCGAAGTCGTCTCCATGCTGCTGCGCGAATTCGAGGAAGGCGAGGCCGACTGGCTGTGGCAGGTCGATCCGAACCGCAAGATGCGCTCGGTCAGCCCGCGCCTGGCCTTTGCCATCGGCAAGCAGATTTCCGAGATCGAAGGGCAGCCCTTCCTCCAGCTCATTTCCGGCGACAGCTGGAAGACCGGGCAGTTTCCGCCCAGCCTGCACGAACTGGCCGAGAAGCTGAAGCGCCGGGAAAGCTTCTCCAACCTCACGGTCAAGGCCGTCATCAGCGGCGAGCGTCGGTACTGGGAGCTGTCGGGCACCCCCATGCTCAACGACAGCGGGTCCTTCATCGGCTTCCGCGGCGTCGGCTCGGACGTGACCGAAAAGCACGAGAGCAGCGAGAAGATCGCCTATCTCGCGCGCTACGATACGCTGACCCAGCTGCCTAATCGCCTGATGCTGACCGAGGCACTGGGCGGCGCCTTGGAATACTCGCAGCAATGGCGCAGCCGCTGTGCCTTTCTGATGATCGATCTCGACCGCTTCAAGGCGGTCAACGATTCCCTCGGGCATCTCGTCGGCGACCAGATGCTTGGCGAGGTTGCCCGGCGTCTCAAGCCGCTGGTCGACGAAGGCGAGGTCTGCGGGCGCCTGGGGGGCGATGAGTTCGCGATCGTGGTGCGCGATGCCACGGACCGCAAGCGCATCGACACGCTGGCCAAGACCGTGATCGCGGCCCTGTCCGCGCCGTACCATATCGAGAACCAGGTCCTTTACGTCGGGGCCAGCGTGGGTTCGGCAATCGGTCCGCGCGACGGGACGAAGGTCGACGAAATCATCCGCAACGCCGACTTGGCGCTCTACCGCGCCAAGGACGAGGGCGGCGGTGTCCACTGCGAATACGAACCGTCGCTTCACGCCACCGCAGAAGAGAAACGCCAGCTGGAATTCTCGCTGCGTACCGCGCTCGAGAACGACGAGATGATGCTGCATTTCCAGCCTGTGGTGGATGCCAAAACAGAAGAGGTTGTCAGCTTCGAGGCGCTCGCGCGCTGGAACAGCAAGGTCCACGGCTTCGTCAGCCCGGCCAAGTTCATTCCGATCGCGGAAGATACGCGCCTGATCGTGCCCATCGGCACATGGGTGATGAACGAGGCCTGCCGCGAGGCAGCAACGAACTGGCCCGAGCACGTCAAGGTGAACGTCAACGTCTCGCCCGAACAGCTTCTAGAACCCGATTTCGCAGGCACAGTCGTTCGCGCGCTGTCGCATAGCGGCCTGTCGGCGAACCGACTGGAAATCGAGGTGACCGAGAGCATCTTCATGCGCGATGCCGGCGTGGTGCGAAAGGCGCTGGAACAGTGCCTTGCGCTGGGTTGCTCGGTCGCGCTCGACGATTTCGGGACGGGCTATTCCTCGCTCGGCTACCTCAGGAAGCTCGAATTCACGACCATCAAGGTCGACCGCATGTTCGTTCAGGGCGCGGCGCAGGACAGCCCGGAAAGTCTGGCGATCATCCGCGCCGTGGTGGCCATGGCCGACAGTCTCGGCATGACCACGACCGCAGAAGGCGTTGAGAACCAGGAAGAAGCGGACCTCATCCGCCGCCTCGGCTGCACCAAGATCCAGGGATACCACTTCGGCCGTCCGATGCCGGCAGCCGATGCCCGCAAGATTTTCTCCCGCGGCGCGCTCAAGAGCGCCTGA
- the glmS gene encoding glutamine--fructose-6-phosphate transaminase (isomerizing), which yields MCGIIGIVGNQPVVERLVDGLKRMEYRGYDSAGICTVHQGALVRRRAEGKLANLVAELASNPAAGEVGIAHTRWATHGAPTATNAHPHATDRVALVHNGIIENYKELRAELREAGRTLESDTDTEVVLHHISKLVEEGRSPQEAVAEILPRLRGAFSLAIAFRDHPDMLIGARLGSPLVVGYGEGETYLGSDALALAPLTQQISYLEEGDWVVVTREGATIYDAENTEVEREVRASGASAAAVEKGNYRHFMQKEIFEQPTVVAQTLASYLRRSDNSVALPQFDFDLSSVRRITIVACGTSFYAGMVAKYWFEQFARVPVDIDVASEFRYREPVLEEGGLALFISQSGETADTLAALRHCKQNGQTIGVIVNVPTSSMAREADLLLPTHAGPEIGVASTKAFTCQLAVLAALAAHMAVKKGLMSREEEQEVVAHLLEAPACLNAALDHDDDIASMAHLIAPARDVLYLGRGPDFPLALEGALKLKEISYIHAEGYASGEMKHGPIALIDNEVPVIVLAPSGPLFEKTVSNMEEVRARGGQIVLISDAEGLEQASEGCMATIEMPKVHPLIAPLVYAVPVQLLAYHVACVKGTDVDQPRNLAKSVTVE from the coding sequence ATGTGTGGAATTATCGGGATCGTCGGAAACCAACCCGTCGTGGAGCGGCTGGTCGATGGCCTGAAGCGCATGGAATATCGCGGTTACGACAGCGCCGGCATCTGCACTGTCCACCAAGGCGCTCTTGTTCGTCGCCGGGCAGAGGGCAAGCTGGCGAACCTCGTGGCCGAACTCGCTTCGAACCCGGCTGCCGGCGAGGTGGGCATCGCGCACACGCGCTGGGCAACGCATGGTGCACCCACGGCTACGAACGCCCACCCGCATGCGACCGATCGTGTCGCGCTGGTCCACAACGGGATTATCGAGAATTACAAGGAACTCCGCGCCGAACTGCGCGAGGCCGGACGTACGCTGGAAAGCGATACCGATACCGAAGTCGTCCTGCACCACATCTCCAAGCTGGTGGAAGAAGGCCGCTCTCCGCAGGAAGCCGTCGCTGAAATCCTGCCGCGCCTGCGGGGTGCATTCTCGCTGGCGATTGCATTTCGCGACCATCCCGACATGCTGATTGGCGCGCGGCTCGGTTCGCCGCTGGTGGTCGGTTACGGCGAGGGCGAAACCTATCTCGGCTCCGACGCGCTGGCGCTTGCACCGCTGACGCAGCAGATCAGCTACCTCGAGGAAGGCGACTGGGTGGTTGTCACGCGCGAGGGCGCGACGATCTACGACGCCGAGAACACCGAGGTCGAACGCGAGGTGCGCGCTTCGGGCGCTTCGGCCGCGGCGGTCGAAAAGGGCAATTACCGCCACTTCATGCAGAAGGAGATTTTCGAGCAGCCGACCGTGGTCGCGCAAACGCTTGCCTCCTACCTGCGCCGCTCGGACAACTCGGTTGCGCTGCCGCAGTTCGATTTCGACCTGTCGAGCGTGCGCCGCATCACCATCGTGGCCTGCGGTACGTCCTTCTATGCGGGCATGGTGGCGAAGTACTGGTTCGAACAGTTCGCCCGCGTTCCGGTCGACATCGATGTGGCGAGCGAGTTCCGCTACCGCGAACCGGTCCTCGAGGAAGGCGGCCTGGCGCTGTTCATTTCCCAGAGCGGCGAGACGGCCGATACGCTGGCAGCGCTTCGCCATTGCAAGCAGAACGGCCAGACCATCGGCGTCATCGTCAACGTGCCGACCAGTTCCATGGCGCGCGAGGCGGACCTGCTGCTTCCCACCCATGCCGGGCCCGAGATCGGCGTTGCCTCGACCAAGGCGTTCACCTGCCAGCTCGCCGTGCTGGCGGCTCTTGCGGCGCACATGGCGGTCAAGAAGGGGTTGATGAGCCGCGAGGAAGAGCAGGAAGTGGTCGCGCACCTGCTCGAAGCCCCGGCTTGCCTCAACGCCGCGCTCGACCATGACGACGACATCGCCAGCATGGCGCATCTCATCGCGCCTGCGCGCGACGTGCTGTACCTGGGCCGCGGCCCCGACTTCCCGCTGGCGCTCGAAGGCGCGCTGAAGCTGAAGGAAATCAGCTATATCCACGCCGAAGGATATGCCAGCGGCGAGATGAAGCATGGTCCCATCGCGCTGATCGACAACGAAGTGCCGGTGATCGTCCTCGCACCTTCGGGACCGCTGTTCGAAAAGACCGTCTCCAACATGGAAGAGGTGCGCGCGCGCGGCGGGCAGATCGTGCTGATTTCGGATGCCGAAGGGCTCGAACAGGCAAGCGAGGGTTGCATGGCGACCATCGAGATGCCGAAAGTCCACCCGCTGATCGCGCCGCTGGTCTATGCCGTGCCGGTGCAGCTTCTCGCGTATCACGTGGCCTGCGTGAAAGGCACCGATGTCGACCAGCCGCGCAATCTGGCCAAGTCGGTAACGGTCGAGTGA
- a CDS encoding glycosyltransferase family 2 protein, giving the protein MSQSIAATSFEVPAGQERPDVTIVMPCLNEVDSLRHCIGNALEALARMRIELDLSGEIVIADNGSTDGSQALATELGARVVPVAAKGYGAALIGGCRGAWGRYIVMGDCDGSYNFTEGVAMVAELEKGADVCMGNRFRGGIAPGAMPWKNRHIGNPALTGILNLFFRTGMGDAHCGLRALTKDAFDRLKLTGSGMEFASEMVIKASLLDLRMVEVAATLSPDLRDREPHLRPWRDGWRHLRYLFMLSPTWVFGVPGLAALGMGLTILFTAALHALGILPWVPFGESFIAVGAMLTLVGHIATIMAVAAHLHGVRQGYRRPRRWLEGNRFATLETCAIGGISMILASLVALVAVGFYWEASSFSALPSILPVTLAGLLGALGLQTLFAGFLLAVLGGNEAQFYPAQPAE; this is encoded by the coding sequence ATGTCGCAGTCCATTGCAGCCACCAGCTTCGAGGTTCCGGCAGGGCAGGAACGGCCCGACGTCACCATAGTCATGCCTTGCCTCAACGAGGTGGATTCGCTGCGCCATTGTATCGGCAACGCGCTCGAAGCACTGGCCCGCATGCGCATCGAACTGGACCTGTCCGGCGAGATCGTGATTGCCGACAACGGGTCGACCGACGGCAGCCAGGCGCTTGCGACGGAGCTGGGCGCACGCGTCGTGCCGGTTGCGGCCAAAGGCTACGGCGCTGCGCTGATCGGCGGGTGCCGCGGGGCGTGGGGCCGCTACATCGTGATGGGCGATTGCGACGGCAGCTACAATTTCACCGAAGGCGTTGCCATGGTGGCCGAGCTCGAGAAGGGTGCGGACGTGTGCATGGGCAACCGCTTTCGCGGAGGCATCGCACCCGGTGCCATGCCGTGGAAGAACCGCCACATCGGCAACCCTGCGCTTACCGGCATCCTCAACCTGTTCTTCCGCACCGGCATGGGCGATGCGCATTGCGGCCTGCGGGCCCTGACGAAGGATGCGTTCGATCGCCTCAAGCTGACCGGCAGCGGCATGGAATTCGCCAGCGAGATGGTCATCAAGGCATCGCTGCTGGACCTTCGCATGGTCGAGGTCGCGGCGACGCTGAGCCCCGACCTGCGCGACCGCGAACCGCACCTGCGCCCGTGGCGCGACGGCTGGCGGCACCTGCGCTATCTCTTCATGCTCAGCCCGACCTGGGTCTTCGGCGTACCCGGCCTTGCCGCGCTCGGCATGGGCCTCACGATCCTCTTCACCGCTGCCCTTCACGCTCTCGGCATTCTGCCGTGGGTACCGTTCGGCGAAAGCTTCATCGCCGTGGGCGCCATGCTGACGCTGGTCGGCCACATCGCGACGATCATGGCCGTAGCCGCACATCTCCACGGTGTGCGCCAGGGCTATCGCAGGCCGCGGCGCTGGCTCGAAGGCAATCGCTTCGCCACGCTGGAGACATGTGCCATCGGCGGTATCTCCATGATCCTCGCCTCGCTCGTCGCGCTGGTGGCTGTGGGCTTCTATTGGGAAGCGTCGAGCTTTTCCGCCCTGCCCTCGATCCTGCCGGTGACGCTTGCCGGCCTGCTCGGTGCGCTGGGCCTGCAGACTCTTTTCGCAGGGTTCCTGCTGGCGGTGCTCGGCGGGAACGAGGCGCAGTTCTATCCCGCACAACCGGCGGAGTAG